One Triticum dicoccoides isolate Atlit2015 ecotype Zavitan chromosome 4B, WEW_v2.0, whole genome shotgun sequence genomic window carries:
- the LOC119293963 gene encoding 60S ribosomal protein L8-1-like, which translates to MGRVIRAQRKGAGSVFKSHTHHRQGPARFRALDYGERNGYLKGVVTDIVHDPGRGAPLARVDFRDPVRYKHRKELFVAAEGMYTGQSVYCGRRAVVAIGNVLPLASLPEGAVVCNVEQHVGDRGALARASGDYAIVISHNSDNGTTRIKLPSGAKKVVQSGCRAMVGQVAGGGRTEKPLLKAGRAYHKFRVKRNSWPRVRGVAMNPVDHPHGGGNHQHIGHASTVRRDAPPGQKVGQVGARRTGRLRGQAAVNASKDSRTA; encoded by the exons ATGGGCCGCGTGATCAGGGCGCAGCGCAAGGGCGCGGGCTCGGTGTTCAAGTCGCACACGCACCACCGCCAGGGCCCGGCGCGGTTCCGGGCGCTGGACTACGGCGAGCGGAACGGGTACCTCAAGGGCGTGGTGACGGACATCGTGCACGACCCGGGCCGCGGCGCACCGCTGGCCCGCGTCGACTTCCGCGATCCCGTCCGCTACAAGCACCGCAAGGAGCTCTTCGTGGCCGCCGAGGGCATGTACACGGGCCAGTCCGTCTACTGCGGTCGCCGCGCCGTCGTCGCCATCGGCAACGTGCTCCCGCTCGCCTCGCTGCCCGAGGGCGCCGTCGTCTGCAACGTCGAGCAGCACGTCGGCGACCGCGGCGCCCTCGCCCGCGCCTCGGGTGACTACGCCATCGTCATCAGCCACAACTCCGACAACGGCACCACCAG GATCAAGCTGCCGTCGGGGGCGAAGAAGGTGGTGCAGAGCGGGTGCAGGGCGATGGTGGGGCAGGTGGCCGGCGGCGGGAGGACGGAGAAGCCGCTGCTCAAGGCGGGCAGGGCGTACCACAAGTTCAGGGTGAAGAGGAacagctggcccagggtgcgcggcGTGGCCATGAACCCTGTCGACCACCCGCACGGAGGAGGCAACCACCAGCACATCGGACACGCGTCAACGGTCCGCCGCGACGCGCCTCCCGGGCAGAAGGTTGGACAGGTCGGGGCGCGGAGGACCGGCAGGCTCAGGGGACAGGCCGCCGTCAACGCATCCAAGGACAGCAGGACCGCTTAG